Proteins from a single region of Paenibacillus sp. BIHB 4019:
- a CDS encoding response regulator produces MMQALIVDDEPMQIQGLVRHIDWEALGYEQPMTAQSGEEAIAILAEAHVDVLITDVSMPGMTGIELLAKCKSDYPKLASLQTVMISGYDEFEFVQEAIHLGAKAYVLKPIKTDELEAKLAAFRDSLEKKIHIELETSKLKEKMTESYEVLQEHYVKDLIEGAIQSGELLESWCRLLDLPSEDWQATLFLFGYDRLFPSNPHDAKERIMLSEGLIKCVKMGLSEFAGTYIGKTGADEVAVILLNASPIDRVKLEKQLSFIQDVLKEQYNASVTVGISRECQAWSDIPLLYKEIKHMMASARMAGYGQILYFDHVEMNEYRDFRLYEEYFPEILKLLDSGESDNAIVYFNHAFEMLLAQKPVSFSYVQAFGMGLISELIRKLKRTKETDAEMNILMWQRMIDCTDVEEIRTVVMAFLAQYIQLKQKEQTVQQHNLIQKVARYLEEHLHNNVTVKQLAEQFHLNSSYLSVLFKKEMGRTISDFVQEARMNKAKELLRDPSIKVYEVSEQVGFQTAAYFTFLFKKLTGTTPQEFRDYYYEE; encoded by the coding sequence ATGATGCAAGCACTGATCGTTGATGACGAGCCGATGCAGATTCAAGGACTTGTCCGCCACATCGACTGGGAAGCGCTAGGGTATGAACAGCCAATGACCGCACAATCGGGTGAGGAGGCAATTGCCATACTGGCAGAAGCTCATGTGGATGTTCTGATCACCGACGTGTCGATGCCAGGAATGACGGGGATAGAGCTGCTCGCCAAGTGCAAGTCGGATTATCCGAAGCTTGCGTCCTTGCAGACGGTGATGATAAGCGGCTATGACGAATTCGAATTTGTCCAGGAAGCGATTCATTTGGGGGCGAAGGCCTACGTTCTCAAGCCGATTAAGACGGATGAATTGGAAGCGAAGCTTGCGGCATTTCGCGATTCGCTTGAGAAGAAAATCCATATTGAGCTGGAGACAAGCAAGCTTAAAGAAAAAATGACGGAAAGCTATGAGGTGCTGCAGGAGCATTACGTCAAGGATTTAATAGAAGGTGCGATTCAAAGTGGCGAGCTGCTCGAATCCTGGTGCCGTCTGCTCGATTTGCCGTCAGAAGATTGGCAGGCTACGCTGTTCTTATTCGGCTATGACCGCCTGTTTCCGTCCAATCCGCATGACGCCAAGGAGCGGATTATGCTCAGCGAAGGGCTCATCAAATGTGTCAAAATGGGCTTGTCCGAGTTTGCAGGCACGTATATCGGCAAGACTGGCGCGGACGAAGTAGCGGTCATTTTATTGAATGCCTCTCCGATTGACCGTGTGAAGCTGGAGAAGCAGCTTTCTTTTATCCAGGATGTTCTGAAGGAGCAGTACAACGCTTCCGTTACTGTCGGAATCAGCAGGGAATGCCAGGCTTGGTCGGACATTCCCCTGTTATATAAAGAAATCAAGCATATGATGGCAAGCGCCAGAATGGCCGGCTATGGGCAAATTTTGTATTTCGACCACGTTGAAATGAATGAATATCGCGATTTTCGATTGTACGAGGAATATTTTCCCGAAATTTTAAAGCTGCTGGATAGCGGGGAAAGCGACAACGCCATCGTCTATTTCAACCATGCGTTTGAGATGCTGCTTGCGCAAAAGCCTGTGTCCTTTTCATATGTGCAGGCCTTTGGCATGGGATTAATTAGCGAACTGATCCGCAAATTGAAGCGGACAAAGGAAACGGATGCCGAGATGAATATTTTGATGTGGCAGCGGATGATTGACTGTACGGATGTGGAGGAAATAAGGACGGTCGTAATGGCCTTCCTCGCCCAGTATATCCAGCTGAAGCAGAAGGAGCAAACCGTTCAGCAGCATAACCTGATCCAGAAAGTCGCCCGTTATTTGGAGGAACATCTGCATAATAACGTAACGGTGAAGCAGCTGGCGGAGCAGTTTCATTTGAACTCCAGCTATTTGAGCGTATTATTCAAAAAAGAAATGGGCCGAACGATATCTGATTTTGTCCAGGAAGCTCGTATGAACAAGGCCAAGGAACTGCTCCGGGACCCAAGCATCAAGGTGTATGAAGTGTCGGAGCAGGTCGGATTTCAAACGGCGGCGTACTTCACCTTTTTATTCAAGAAGCTGACCGGAACGACTCCGCAGGAGTTTAGAGATTATTATTATGAGGAGTGA
- a CDS encoding sugar-binding domain-containing protein, which translates to MRSDILLTKINLEGEWKLQLDKDKSGLSQPFTDSIKLPGTTSYARKGPKNETKLVGALTDEYAFEGYAWYSREVEIPKGLAEKTCFLYLERTRMTTVWVGDREVGSRDSLNTPHLYELTGLLQSGPQTITIRVDNTDYPTKGGHMTSPDTQTNWNGITGRIELQFYSESYLTDIQLYPNLSARSVKVEAGVQGAFNGSLTVSAASWNSEAVHTVAEKEYSFASQAISLEYALGQDALLWSEATPHLYTVSICLKDETGEIVDQQQRSFGLREFRTDGNKFTINGSKTFLRGKHDGLIFPLTGYAPTDVEEWLRILGISRSYGINHYRFHTCCPPEAAFTAADMLGIYMEPELPFWGTITEATDERHNQAEQDYLISEGYAILKAFGNHPSFVMMSLGNELWGSRAKIDAILQAYKAFDSRPLYTQGSNNHQFSPAVLEHDDFFCGVRFSKERLFRGSYAMCDAPLGHVQTDVPGTLKDYDDQIVPPDFHHNEGASSEAGGVIQIQYGTEAKAVQLGDASGEWIPRIPVISHEIGQYATYPNYGEIEKYTGSLKAENFILFQERLREKGLDHLSSSYFESSGQLAVACYKEELEAAFRSRKLAGFQLLDLQDFSGQGTALVGVLDAFMDSKGLITPEEWRTFCSDAVLMARFAKYNYTSTERFDAHVELCWYRNQPPGAIKLQWELADGQRILASGTAEAEIGGEQNDIDICELSIEMPAVDVMTKAVLSLRIVETDIRKSYDLWIYPQQVEAELSKVHRFESLTAEALALLEQGEKVWLMPKPEHISHGIEGFYSTDFWCYPMFRSISESMNRPVPVGTMGLLVDNSHPVFRDFPCEPHSTYPWWSIVSHSKSIIMDGTSREWSPIVQTIDNFERNHKLGFLFECRVGKGKLLICSLDADKVLETPEGKQFLSSVIKYMESEQFKPQYEAGVTELLELIQ; encoded by the coding sequence ATGAGGAGTGATATTTTGCTGACCAAAATCAACCTAGAGGGCGAATGGAAGCTGCAGCTGGACAAGGACAAGAGCGGGTTGTCGCAGCCGTTTACAGATTCGATTAAGCTGCCCGGAACGACATCCTATGCCCGGAAAGGGCCGAAGAACGAAACGAAATTAGTAGGGGCTTTAACCGATGAATATGCGTTCGAAGGGTATGCATGGTATTCGAGAGAGGTAGAAATTCCTAAGGGGCTTGCTGAAAAAACGTGTTTTCTCTATCTCGAAAGAACGAGAATGACGACGGTATGGGTGGGCGACCGCGAGGTCGGCTCGCGTGATAGCCTGAATACGCCGCATCTCTACGAATTGACAGGACTGCTTCAGAGCGGCCCGCAGACGATTACTATCCGTGTCGACAATACGGATTATCCAACGAAGGGAGGCCATATGACTTCCCCTGATACACAGACCAATTGGAACGGAATTACAGGCCGCATCGAGCTTCAATTTTATAGCGAATCGTACCTGACCGATATCCAGCTCTATCCGAATTTGTCCGCGCGCTCCGTGAAGGTGGAAGCTGGCGTGCAGGGAGCATTCAACGGCAGCCTAACGGTATCCGCAGCCAGTTGGAACTCAGAAGCCGTGCATACGGTGGCGGAGAAGGAGTATAGCTTCGCTTCGCAAGCTATTTCGCTTGAATATGCATTAGGGCAGGACGCGCTGCTATGGAGCGAAGCCACTCCTCATTTGTATACTGTAAGCATCTGTTTGAAGGATGAGACAGGCGAAATCGTTGACCAGCAGCAGCGGAGCTTCGGGCTGCGGGAATTTAGAACGGATGGAAATAAATTTACAATTAACGGCAGCAAAACGTTCCTTCGGGGCAAGCATGACGGATTGATTTTTCCGCTAACGGGATATGCGCCGACGGATGTCGAGGAGTGGCTGAGAATTCTTGGCATTTCGAGGTCCTACGGCATTAACCATTATCGTTTTCATACGTGCTGCCCGCCTGAAGCCGCGTTTACCGCAGCGGACATGCTGGGGATTTACATGGAACCGGAGCTGCCTTTCTGGGGGACGATTACTGAAGCGACGGATGAGCGCCATAACCAGGCGGAGCAAGACTACTTGATTAGCGAGGGGTATGCCATTCTCAAGGCATTCGGCAACCATCCGTCCTTTGTCATGATGTCGCTGGGCAATGAACTGTGGGGCAGCAGAGCCAAAATCGATGCGATTTTGCAAGCCTATAAAGCGTTCGACAGCAGGCCGTTGTATACACAAGGCTCCAATAATCATCAATTTTCTCCTGCTGTTCTTGAACATGATGATTTCTTCTGCGGGGTGCGTTTCTCGAAGGAGCGGTTGTTCAGAGGCTCCTATGCGATGTGTGATGCTCCGCTGGGCCATGTTCAGACCGACGTTCCGGGCACATTAAAGGATTATGACGATCAAATTGTGCCGCCAGATTTTCATCATAACGAGGGTGCGTCGAGTGAAGCAGGAGGCGTCATTCAAATCCAGTACGGCACGGAAGCGAAAGCGGTCCAGCTCGGCGACGCCTCGGGGGAATGGATTCCCCGCATTCCGGTCATTTCCCATGAAATTGGGCAATACGCGACGTATCCGAACTATGGAGAAATAGAGAAGTATACAGGGTCGCTGAAAGCGGAAAATTTCATCCTTTTCCAAGAGCGCCTCAGGGAGAAAGGGCTGGACCATCTGTCCAGTTCATACTTTGAAAGCTCAGGGCAGCTGGCAGTAGCCTGTTATAAGGAAGAGCTGGAAGCTGCTTTTCGCTCCAGAAAGCTTGCCGGCTTTCAATTGCTCGATCTTCAGGATTTTAGTGGGCAAGGAACGGCGCTCGTTGGCGTATTAGATGCCTTTATGGATTCCAAGGGGCTGATTACGCCTGAGGAATGGCGGACCTTCTGCAGCGATGCCGTCCTTATGGCGAGGTTTGCTAAATACAACTATACGTCGACCGAACGCTTCGACGCTCATGTGGAATTGTGCTGGTATAGAAATCAGCCACCGGGTGCAATCAAGCTTCAGTGGGAGCTGGCGGATGGACAGAGGATACTGGCGTCTGGTACAGCTGAGGCGGAAATAGGGGGGGAGCAAAATGACATTGATATTTGCGAGCTGAGCATAGAAATGCCCGCTGTCGATGTTATGACCAAAGCTGTGCTTTCCCTGCGGATTGTGGAGACGGATATTCGCAAGTCCTATGACCTTTGGATTTATCCGCAGCAGGTTGAAGCGGAGCTGTCCAAAGTCCATCGTTTTGAGTCGCTTACGGCTGAGGCTCTTGCTTTATTAGAGCAAGGGGAGAAAGTATGGCTGATGCCGAAGCCAGAGCATATAAGCCATGGTATCGAGGGCTTCTACAGTACCGATTTCTGGTGCTATCCGATGTTTCGCTCCATCTCGGAGAGCATGAACCGTCCGGTTCCCGTCGGCACAATGGGGCTTCTCGTCGACAACAGCCACCCGGTCTTCCGGGACTTTCCGTGCGAGCCGCATTCTACTTATCCTTGGTGGAGCATCGTATCCCATTCAAAGTCGATTATTATGGACGGCACGAGCAGGGAATGGAGCCCTATCGTACAGACCATCGACAATTTCGAGCGCAATCACAAATTAGGTTTTCTGTTTGAATGCCGCGTAGGAAAAGGCAAGCTGCTTATTTGCTCGCTCGACGCGGATAAGGTGCTAGAAACACCGGAAGGAAAACAGTTTTTGTCCAGTGTAATCAAATATATGGAATCAGAGCAGTTCAAGCCGCAGTACGAAGCCGGCGTGACAGAGCTGCTGGAGCTTATTCAATAA
- a CDS encoding TetR/AcrR family transcriptional regulator has protein sequence MSKKSIPAGDAEPAVSFVAKPPEKALRADAQKNRDHLLHVAHQVFMTEGISVSMDEIARRAGVGVGTVYRHFPTKEDLFGAVIVSHKARLMEEARQWLEHDDPGEAFFQYFATIIREGIANKAITDALVSSLNAEAGRSDVARDFWQGIDKLLARAKQSGSVRADARLEDIKLLLSGILQAAGDSGTFPDRVVSILCDGLRG, from the coding sequence ATGTCTAAAAAAAGCATTCCGGCTGGAGACGCTGAACCTGCTGTGTCCTTCGTCGCCAAGCCCCCCGAGAAGGCATTGCGGGCAGATGCCCAAAAAAATCGGGATCATCTGCTCCATGTCGCCCATCAGGTTTTTATGACCGAAGGCATCTCCGTCTCGATGGATGAAATCGCAAGGCGCGCCGGCGTGGGCGTAGGAACCGTCTATCGGCATTTCCCGACCAAGGAAGATTTGTTTGGGGCCGTCATTGTCAGCCACAAGGCGCGGCTTATGGAAGAAGCCCGGCAATGGCTTGAACACGACGATCCGGGCGAAGCGTTCTTTCAATATTTTGCCACCATCATACGCGAGGGGATTGCAAACAAGGCGATCACCGATGCCCTTGTCAGCAGTCTGAATGCAGAGGCTGGCCGTTCGGACGTTGCGCGAGATTTTTGGCAAGGGATCGACAAGCTGCTCGCCCGTGCCAAGCAAAGCGGCTCCGTTCGGGCTGATGCTCGCCTTGAGGATATCAAATTGCTGCTTAGCGGCATTTTGCAGGCAGCCGGGGACAGCGGGACTTTCCCAGACCGCGTCGTGTCGATCCTATGCGACGGTCTTCGCGGGTAA
- a CDS encoding isochorismatase family cysteine hydrolase — MQNSPSKSALLVMDMQNSVVSRYAAGEGALLPFQKAIEAARSHAIPVIYVRVAFRAGYPEISARNKMFGGIASRSGGVAAPEAMMQIHEAVQPFEGEPVVTKVRVSAFAGSDLEVILRSRQIDTLILSGIATSGVVLSTLREAADKDFAITVLSDACMDADPEVHRVLTEKVFPQQAEVMTVEAWVASLFS; from the coding sequence ATGCAAAATTCACCGAGCAAAAGCGCGCTATTGGTCATGGATATGCAAAACAGCGTTGTGTCGCGGTACGCAGCTGGCGAGGGGGCACTGCTTCCGTTCCAAAAAGCGATTGAAGCTGCCCGCAGCCACGCTATTCCTGTTATTTATGTACGTGTTGCTTTTCGTGCAGGTTATCCCGAGATCAGTGCTAGAAACAAAATGTTTGGGGGCATTGCCAGCCGATCAGGAGGCGTGGCGGCTCCAGAAGCGATGATGCAGATTCATGAAGCCGTACAGCCATTCGAAGGCGAGCCGGTTGTGACGAAGGTTCGAGTGAGCGCGTTCGCCGGAAGCGACCTTGAGGTCATCCTTCGGTCCCGCCAAATCGACACGCTCATTCTTAGCGGCATCGCCACAAGCGGGGTCGTTCTTTCGACATTGCGGGAAGCAGCAGATAAGGATTTTGCGATTACGGTACTATCCGATGCCTGTATGGATGCTGACCCAGAGGTCCATCGCGTGCTAACCGAGAAGGTGTTCCCTCAACAGGCCGAGGTGATGACTGTTGAGGCGTGGGTTGCTTCTTTATTCAGCTAA
- a CDS encoding SDR family NAD(P)-dependent oxidoreductase — protein sequence MKLSNRTIVVTGGTSGIGLAFAINLLNRGNKVIVIGRNQATLDQVTHQHKGLVGLCGDVSNANSVRETAAILRDRYPEVSILFNSAGIMRAFELMDDNLDLEQTTAEVETNLNGTIWMTAALLPQLARQKDAMIVTVSSGLSYVTSPLHPVYSATKAGVHMFTDALRIQLRKSKTNIHVMELVPPLVAETNLLPDMQNGGIPSMSLDTLVKHGIQGMERNKKRIVPGFSKLLRFAGKYFPDTLSNAMARG from the coding sequence ATGAAACTTTCAAATCGTACAATCGTCGTTACAGGCGGCACTTCGGGCATCGGGCTTGCATTTGCTATAAACTTGTTGAATCGCGGCAATAAAGTCATCGTCATTGGACGAAATCAAGCAACCCTCGATCAAGTGACGCACCAACATAAAGGGCTCGTCGGGCTGTGCGGCGACGTCTCCAATGCGAACTCCGTTCGCGAAACGGCCGCCATCCTTCGTGACCGATACCCTGAAGTCTCGATTCTGTTCAACTCGGCAGGTATTATGCGCGCATTCGAATTGATGGACGATAACCTCGATTTAGAGCAGACTACCGCAGAGGTCGAAACGAACTTAAACGGGACCATCTGGATGACGGCAGCACTGCTCCCGCAATTGGCCAGACAAAAGGATGCTATGATCGTAACCGTAAGCTCCGGTCTATCCTACGTCACTTCGCCCCTTCATCCCGTTTATTCGGCTACAAAGGCGGGCGTGCATATGTTTACCGATGCGCTTCGAATCCAGCTCAGGAAATCAAAAACGAACATACACGTGATGGAGCTTGTCCCTCCCCTCGTCGCGGAAACCAATCTGCTCCCTGACATGCAAAACGGCGGCATTCCCAGTATGAGTCTGGACACACTCGTTAAGCACGGGATTCAAGGGATGGAGCGAAACAAAAAGAGGATTGTGCCGGGCTTCTCCAAACTATTGCGCTTTGCGGGGAAATACTTTCCGGACACCCTTTCGAATGCGATGGCGCGGGGCTGA
- a CDS encoding TetR/AcrR family transcriptional regulator, whose protein sequence is METAHRMVVEQGMEKVNLSKVGSELGTTHAAIYKYFTGKEELWTELALSWLDHELVRLFPFDTDKYSSKKDVVHEWLWVLSGSKYEAYVREPEMFKLYTAYIDQNPTVAARHIGDLVDSLKAASGIEEVGRLYAILMAFSYFSAPAYADNWLRMDFKAEFEAVWKLIEAGIEEAAD, encoded by the coding sequence TTGGAAACCGCGCATCGAATGGTTGTCGAACAAGGGATGGAGAAAGTCAACCTGTCAAAGGTCGGCTCTGAGCTCGGGACGACCCATGCTGCGATCTACAAGTATTTTACAGGCAAGGAAGAGTTATGGACCGAGCTTGCGTTGTCGTGGCTGGACCATGAGCTGGTGCGGCTGTTCCCATTTGACACGGACAAGTACTCGTCTAAAAAGGACGTCGTGCACGAATGGTTATGGGTATTAAGTGGATCGAAATATGAGGCTTATGTGCGTGAGCCTGAAATGTTTAAGCTGTATACCGCCTATATTGATCAAAATCCGACGGTCGCCGCTCGGCACATTGGCGATTTGGTGGACAGCTTAAAGGCCGCAAGCGGCATTGAGGAAGTTGGGCGCCTGTATGCCATTTTAATGGCGTTTTCTTATTTTTCCGCGCCAGCTTATGCAGACAATTGGCTGCGTATGGATTTCAAAGCAGAGTTCGAAGCGGTCTGGAAGCTGATCGAGGCGGGAATTGAAGAAGCTGCAGACTGA
- a CDS encoding AAC(3) family N-acetyltransferase — MHTIESLMKQLEQLGIDGQGTLLVHSSMKSMGPVEGGGDTVLDAFTSYMKDGLLVLPTHTWSYINADNPKFYVEQSPSCVGILPELFRKRPGVVRSLHPTHSVAAIGRDSIEFTNDDHRFDTPCARGSAWGKLLDRRATILLVGVDLRRNTFIHGVEEWVDIPGRLTDGHEMLSTVLPDGTEISVPSRRHCGLSWSQHFWKVDDVLESKGAMHRGRLGDADVRVCDAAAVAEVITEMLKENPDLFSDNHPLDHE, encoded by the coding sequence ATGCACACAATAGAGAGCTTAATGAAGCAATTAGAGCAGTTGGGCATTGACGGCCAAGGAACGCTGCTTGTCCATTCATCGATGAAAAGCATGGGGCCAGTCGAAGGTGGCGGAGACACCGTCCTGGATGCGTTCACTTCCTATATGAAGGATGGGCTGTTGGTGCTGCCCACCCATACTTGGTCCTACATCAATGCGGATAATCCGAAATTTTACGTGGAGCAGTCGCCTTCCTGCGTCGGAATTTTGCCCGAGCTTTTTCGCAAGCGGCCTGGTGTGGTGCGCTCGTTGCATCCCACTCATTCGGTGGCAGCAATAGGGCGAGATTCAATAGAGTTCACAAACGACGACCATCGTTTCGATACGCCATGCGCTAGAGGCTCCGCTTGGGGAAAGCTGCTCGACCGAAGGGCGACTATTTTGCTGGTTGGAGTCGATTTAAGGCGCAACACCTTTATTCATGGCGTCGAGGAATGGGTGGACATACCGGGCAGGCTGACGGATGGCCATGAGATGCTTTCCACAGTATTGCCCGATGGAACCGAAATTTCTGTCCCTTCCCGCCGGCATTGCGGGCTATCGTGGTCCCAGCATTTTTGGAAGGTAGACGATGTGCTTGAAAGTAAAGGCGCCATGCATAGAGGCCGGCTAGGCGATGCCGATGTAAGGGTCTGTGATGCGGCTGCGGTAGCGGAAGTAATAACGGAAATGCTCAAGGAAAATCCGGATTTGTTCTCGGATAATCATCCTTTGGATCATGAATAG
- a CDS encoding GGDEF domain-containing protein, translating into MSPLAWYDLFLFILLFVVYIYVFATVRITNLHKVYFLFHFLMMLWPVCQFATDLTDDPQLQLFYVNLSFVALSLLGSGWLLLTIFLTGNADRLGNKRLFLLFAPAVIAAVGVIINPFNLFVAPMRGGYVDRAYGIWFWIVIVILVSYFFASLFVLFGALHSSRTSPMIKNQVKITLWGIFVLATFAGIDAILNVVLKQWLPIIPGFTSLGIFLSDLFFVYVIKKYNVFDLVSIAHEDVINTIPYGILVLDENESIIEVNKALRSSMDLNVGDYFDMETFLGTVHVEGSSKEFLEHYKQKENTLSQIEIVAQRDIERHFIVQASPIVDSYPMQIGHIITFQDVSQERFYVQEMNRQNEILQERNHSLDRIRNELSEANRKLEELVLTDSLTNCYNRRYLTQQLTHEVITNIQYKTPFSLILFDIDFFKAINDRFGHVIGDEVLYRTAQAVKQSIRGTDILARYGGEEFMIYLPHTERQLAEQLAERVRLAVESNYMLIDHEVKQVSITVSVGILSMEDFDHEDVPDNPEGYLIQLFAAVDKALYQAKQNGRNRIEFADFQKTSSS; encoded by the coding sequence GTGAGCCCATTAGCATGGTATGATCTCTTTTTATTCATCCTCTTGTTTGTCGTATATATTTATGTTTTTGCTACTGTTAGAATTACGAACTTACATAAGGTGTACTTCTTATTTCATTTTTTAATGATGCTTTGGCCGGTGTGCCAATTTGCTACAGATCTGACTGACGATCCGCAGCTACAGCTGTTTTATGTGAATCTGTCTTTTGTGGCGCTTTCCTTGTTGGGGAGCGGCTGGCTTCTGCTCACGATCTTTCTTACCGGGAATGCGGATAGGCTAGGAAATAAAAGACTATTTTTATTGTTTGCGCCAGCGGTTATTGCAGCAGTTGGTGTCATTATAAATCCGTTTAATCTTTTTGTAGCTCCGATGAGGGGCGGTTACGTCGATAGAGCATATGGCATATGGTTCTGGATTGTGATCGTTATTCTGGTAAGCTACTTTTTTGCTTCTCTCTTTGTTTTGTTTGGGGCATTACATTCTTCAAGAACGTCACCCATGATCAAAAATCAAGTGAAGATCACGCTGTGGGGCATATTCGTGCTGGCCACTTTTGCCGGTATTGACGCTATTCTTAATGTGGTGCTAAAGCAGTGGCTGCCGATCATTCCAGGATTTACTTCTCTAGGCATTTTTCTTTCAGATCTATTTTTCGTATATGTCATTAAAAAATACAATGTGTTTGATCTTGTTTCCATCGCCCATGAGGACGTCATCAATACGATTCCATATGGAATCCTTGTATTAGATGAGAATGAATCCATTATTGAAGTTAACAAAGCTTTACGATCGTCTATGGATTTAAATGTGGGTGACTATTTTGATATGGAGACGTTTCTTGGCACTGTTCATGTAGAGGGCAGCAGCAAGGAATTTCTGGAGCATTACAAGCAAAAGGAAAATACGCTGTCTCAAATTGAAATCGTCGCCCAGCGCGATATTGAGCGTCATTTTATCGTACAAGCTTCCCCGATTGTTGATTCTTATCCGATGCAAATCGGTCATATTATTACGTTCCAGGATGTCTCGCAAGAGCGCTTTTATGTTCAAGAAATGAATCGGCAAAATGAGATCCTCCAGGAGCGCAATCATTCTCTGGATCGCATTCGTAATGAGTTATCCGAAGCCAATCGAAAGCTTGAAGAATTAGTTCTTACGGACAGTTTAACCAACTGCTACAATCGCCGTTATTTGACCCAACAGTTGACTCATGAGGTTATAACCAATATTCAATATAAAACGCCATTTTCACTCATCCTGTTTGATATTGATTTCTTTAAAGCGATCAATGACCGCTTTGGGCATGTAATAGGCGATGAAGTTCTTTATCGTACGGCTCAAGCCGTCAAGCAATCGATTCGCGGCACTGATATTTTAGCCCGATATGGCGGGGAGGAATTTATGATCTACCTTCCGCATACCGAACGCCAGTTAGCCGAGCAGTTAGCGGAACGAGTGAGATTGGCGGTAGAGTCGAACTACATGTTGATAGATCATGAAGTCAAGCAGGTTTCAATAACGGTGAGTGTAGGCATTTTATCCATGGAGGACTTTGATCATGAAGATGTGCCGGACAATCCCGAAGGCTATTTAATTCAACTTTTTGCTGCAGTAGATAAAGCCCTTTACCAAGCGAAGCAAAATGGACGCAACCGGATCGAATTCGCAGATTTCCAAAAAACATCAAGCTCATAA
- a CDS encoding AraC family transcriptional regulator — protein MPEAIHNQQIELAKLIEQHSGQDGVHETAVPSLYLIRLSCITEPVHRVYKPSLCFIAQGLKEVMLAQELFEYGPSDYLISSMNLPVIGHVIKAFPDAPYLSLRLEFTPNQILEVLKDAPFQITPQENTKRAMFVGDMDSSILDSLIRLTRLLNHPKDISFLAPIYTKEILYLLLQGQFGVTLAQLAMEGSSTYRISEAIEHITHNVGQPLRIEELAELANMGISTFHRHFKEVTAMSPIQFQKQMRLQEARRLLLSESGDAADVAFRVGYESASQFSREYSRMFGAPPKADIMHLKAKYGQS, from the coding sequence ATGCCTGAAGCCATACACAATCAGCAGATTGAACTTGCCAAATTAATTGAGCAGCATTCGGGCCAAGACGGTGTCCACGAGACCGCTGTCCCATCGTTATATCTAATTCGCCTTTCTTGTATAACCGAGCCGGTTCACCGCGTTTACAAGCCTTCCTTATGCTTCATCGCACAAGGTTTGAAGGAAGTAATGCTCGCACAGGAGTTGTTTGAATACGGTCCTTCCGACTATTTGATCTCTTCCATGAATTTGCCGGTAATCGGTCACGTTATAAAAGCTTTCCCCGATGCTCCATACTTAAGCCTGCGTCTTGAATTTACGCCAAATCAAATATTAGAGGTTTTAAAGGATGCCCCCTTCCAAATTACCCCGCAAGAAAACACAAAACGTGCGATGTTTGTCGGTGATATGGACTCATCCATCTTGGATTCGCTAATCAGATTAACTCGGTTGCTGAACCATCCTAAAGACATTTCGTTTCTAGCTCCGATCTACACAAAAGAAATTTTATATTTGCTCTTGCAGGGGCAGTTTGGGGTTACCTTGGCGCAGCTCGCAATGGAAGGCAGCAGCACCTATCGCATCAGCGAGGCCATCGAACATATTACCCATAACGTCGGCCAGCCTTTGCGAATTGAAGAGCTTGCAGAGCTAGCCAATATGGGCATTTCTACGTTTCACAGACATTTCAAAGAGGTTACCGCCATGAGCCCTATTCAGTTTCAAAAACAAATGCGCTTGCAGGAGGCTCGCCGCCTTTTATTATCGGAGTCGGGGGATGCCGCTGATGTCGCTTTTCGCGTAGGCTATGAAAGTGCCTCCCAATTCAGCCGTGAATATTCCCGTATGTTCGGTGCTCCTCCTAAAGCAGACATCATGCATTTGAAAGCTAAATATGGCCAAAGCTAA